In Granulicella mallensis MP5ACTX8, the sequence TGGTCATCGCCGGGATCATGCAGCACATCGAAGAGGCTGGCGTGCACTCGGGTGATTCCTCATGCGTACTGCCCGCGGTCGATCTCTCGGCTGAGGTGCTCGAGACGATTCGCAGCTATACGCGGCAGCTTGCGCTGGCCTTGAATGTGATCGGTCTCGTGAATCTGCAGTTTGCGATTCAGCGTGGCAAGGTCTTCGTGATCGAAGTGAATCCGCGCGCTTCGCGCACGGTGCCGTATGTTTCAAAGGCGACGGGCATTCAGCTTGCGAAGGTAGCTTCGCGCCTGATGACGGGCCGCAAGCTAAGCGAGTTGCTTCCGGAGCAGCTTGCGAGCGGACGCGATCTAGGCACGGGCAATCACTTCTTCGTGAAGTCGCCGGTGTTTCCGTGGGGCAAGTTCCAGGGCGTCGATCCGGTGCTTGGGCCGGAGATGCGCTCCACCGGCGAGGTCATGGGTGTGGCCGCAACCTTCGGTGAGGCCTTTGCGAAGGCCCAGACCGCGGCTGGCCTGCATCTTCCGCGTGAGGGCACGGTCTTCTTCAGTGTGAACGAGCACGATAAGGAGTCTGTCGCGAGCCTGGCACGCCGCTTCGTTGAGATGGGCTTCCATCTGGTGGCGACGCATGGCACCGCCGAGGTACTTGAGGACAGTGGCCTGCAGGTCGAGCGCGTATACAACGTGAACGAAGGTAGACCGAACGCCGTCGATCTCATCAAGAGCGACCGTATTCAGCTCGTGGTGAATACACCGCGCGGGCAGGAGAGCGTCTTCGATGAGCAGGCGGTTCGCCGTGCCGCGGTGACCGGCCGTGTGCCGACCATTACGACGCTGGCTGCTGCACGGGCTGCGGCGGATGGAATCGAAGCGCTGCAAAAGGGCGAGTATCGTGTTGAGTCGTTGCAGGCATTGCATGCAGCACGCAAGAGTGAAGCGGTTCTGGCGTAGGTTGCGGAATGTCTGGTGAAGCTATGTTGATCGACGGAATTCATATCCCTCTGACGGTGCCGTTCTATCGCGATGGCAACAGCTATCTGCGCAAGCTGGAGCACAACGTTGGCCGCTACTCGCTGACGCCTGCTGCTGGTCTGGTAGCTCTTGGACCGGGCAGCGAGGGGAGTACGCTCTCTGACGTTGAGACGGACGAGGTGCTGCAGGCTGTCGGCCAATCGGCGGCGCGCGAGAAGGTGTTGATCGCAGGGATCGCAAAGGACAGCGTGCGCCGTGCGGTGGCGATGGCGGAGAGCGCGGAACGTGCGAGCTTCGATTCGGTGCTGCTCGCGGCTCCGCACACCTTGCTGCCTGACGCTGAACTGGCGCTCTTCTTCCGCGCCGTTGCGGATGCTTCGCCGCTTCCGGTGCTGCTCTGGAGCCATGCGACGGCGCCGTCCCGGCAACTGCCGATTACGTTGGTCGCTGAGTTGGCAGAGCATGCCAATATCGTTGGACTGTATGATGCGGACCTGTCCGTTGAACGCTATGGTTTGATTGCTACAGCCACGGCTTCAGTGCGCCGGGATGTAACCGTGACTACGATCTTTGCGCCGGTGACGCGCCGGATGGTTGTGCCTGAGAGTGGTGAGGGGCCTGCGACATTCGTGTCCGCCGAATCGCTGGGTGGTGGCGCAGCCCTGGCCGTTGCCACGCCGAAGGCGACGATCAAGACACGCACGAAGACAGTTGGATTCCAGGTGATGGCTGCTGGAGATGCCAGTGAACTGTTGCCTCTGCTGGAGGCAGGTGTTCCGGGAGCGTTGCCGCGGCTGGCTGCGTGTTCTCCGCAGGCTTGCCATGAGGTCTTTGCGGCCTTCAAGGATGGCGATCCCGCGTTGTCCGCCGAGAAGGCGAAGCGGCTTCGCATGGCGGATGAGGTGATGCGGAAGCTTGGTGTCGCCGGGATCAAGTATGGTTGCGATCTGAACGGTTATTTCGGGGGATCGCCCCGGTTGCCGCGTCTGCCGTTGAATATTGAGCAGCGTGAGCTAGTGGAAGTGGCGTTGCGCGAGCTGCGGAACTAACAGCCAGTTCATCGGTGATTTGAAGTTCTGCGGTGGGGCTGGTTTGCGTTCAGCTACGAGCTGCGAGGTTGCGAGCTACGAGTTGAAAGGGTTCTCGTGCTGCGCGTAGGAGGGGCCGTGTACATTCCGAAGGTGAATGAAGAAAAACGGATTCCGGTTATCCATGCGTTGATTCAGGCTCATCCGCTCGCGTCCCTGGTAACGATGAGTTCCTCCGGTCTTTTTGCTTCGCACATTCCGATGGTGCTTGAGGCAGATGGTTCGGAGTTTGGTGTGTTGAAGGGGCATATCTCTCGCGCCAATACGCAGTGGCGCGATCTGACGCCGGACGTCGATGCCCTGGCCATCTTTGCAGGGCCGCAACATTACATCTCGGCTTCCTGGTATCCGGGCAAGCACGAGCATGGCAAAGAAGTGCCTACGTGGAACTATGCCGTCGTTCATGCCTACGGTCCGCTGAGGGTGATTCATGAAGCCGATTGGCTGTTGAAGCACCTGGAGGGGTTGACCGATATTCATGAGGCGTCGTCGGCCGTTCCATGGAAGGTCAGCGATGCGCCGGAGACGTTTATTCAGGCCTTGTTGAATGGGATCGTTGGATTTGAACTGCCGATCCGGCGGCTTGAGGGCAAGTGGAAGGTGAGCCAGAACCGCAATGAGCGCGACCGCTGCGCCGTGGTTGAAGGTCTCGATGCGCTCAACACTCCTGAGAGCCTGGCGATGAAGTCGCTTGTCGAAAAGATTTAGTTTTACCGTGGGCGTACTGTTTCTTGCAGTCAGTCTTGCTGGTGAAGTGCGGGTAAGGGCATCCGGAATTTTGTGGTGGGCTGGTTTGCGTTCAGCTACGAGCTGCGAGGTTGCGAGCTACGAGTTGAAACGGTTTTCTTTTGCCATATTGCTGAAGCGCAGTGTAACTTGTGCAGGTACACACCAGGATTCAAAAGAGGGATTCCAGCATGAGAGTGATTGCGCTTCGACTTGTCGCGGTTTTGCTGTTTGCAATTGGGGTGCTTCAGTCACAGGCCCAAGATCTCTCAGGAAACTGGCAGGGTACTCTGCAGGCGGGTAACGGTCTGCGGATTCTCCTGAAGATATCCAAGGCGGACACTGCTGGATGGAAGGGTGTGATGTACAGCATCGATCAGGGTAGTACCCCTATCAGCATCACCTCCATAACAGTAGACAAGCCGAGCTTTGGTTTTACCGTCAAGCCTCTGGATCTGACTTACGCCGGAACGCTGAATCCCGATGGGACCTCGATCGAGGGTAACTCGACGCAAAACGGCACGCCGCATGTGCTCAACCTCACCCACGTCACTCCGGAAAATACCTGGGCCATTCCCGAGCCACCGAAGTCTATGCCGACGGATGCGAAGCCCAAGTTTGATGTGGTTACAGTGAAGCCGAGCGACCCAAACAAGCCCGGGAAGCTATTTACGATTCGCGGGCGGCAGGTCTTAACGATCAATACCACGGTCAACGATCTCATTACCTTCGGTTATTCTCTGCAGACAAAAGAGATCTTGAACGCTCCTTCATGGATGGACGAAAAGTACGACGTTGACGGCGTGCCGGACGTAGAAGGCCAGCCGAATATTCAGCAGATGCGATTGCTGATACAGGATGCTCTGGTGGCGCGGTTTGGACTGAAGTTCCATACCGAGCAGCGGGAGATGACGGCCTATGCTTTGACCGTGGCCAAGGGCGGACCGAAGCTCACTCTGACTTCCGATCGGCCAAACTCGCCGGGAAATTTCATCTTCGGCGGCCTGGGCAAACTAAGAGTGACCAATTCCACCATGAAAGACTTCTGCCACGGCATGCAGGAGGCGGTGATGGACAAGCCGGTAGTGGATCAGACTGGATTGACCGAGCGGTATGACTTCAACCTGAACTGGACGCCTGACCAATCTCAGTTTGCGTCGTTCGGCGCGCATATCCCTCTACCGAATCCCGATGATCCGAACGCCTTGCCCAGCCTCTTTACCGCGTTGCAGGAACAGGTGGGGCTGAAGATGGATGTGACGAAGGCGAAGGTTGATGTGATGGTGGTCGATCACATCGAAAAGCCTTCCGGGAACTGACGCGCTCTTAGCCGCTACTGTAACTCGGTAGGGAGTAGTGTGCTACATTGTGATAGCATACTACATAGTTCATGAGTACCCCTCGTCTCTCCCATAGCGCGGCTCTCATCCTCAAGACACTCAGCCTCGGCTACTGCTTCGGCTTCGATGTCATGGAGGTCACCGGTCTGCCCAGCGGTACCGTGTATCCGGCACTCCGCCGTCTTGAGCGCGACGAGCTTGTTACCTCCAAGTGGGAAGCAGAAGAAGAAGCCGCGACCAACCAGCGTCCGGCCCGCCGTTACTATGAGGTCACGCGCGAAGGCAAAGCAGCCGCGCTCGCTGCCACTGAGCGATATCCACTCCTCGCCCGCCTTGTTTCGGAGAAGCACTCATGAGCCACTCCCTCCCCTCGCCTCTGCCGCTCTTCGATCGAATCCTCCTGCGCATCCTGGGGAAGGCCGTTCCTGCTGCCGAACGCGAAGAGTGGTTCCACACCTGGCAAGCTGAGCTTTGGCATATTCACCATCGGACTCGTAGCCGTCGTTCCCAGGCCCTGAGTGTCATGGTCGATCTCTCGATTGGTCTCATGCGTGATGCTCTCTGGCTCCGCACCGATAGCTGGAGACGCGCCCTAAGCGGTACAGCCACTCTTTGCCTCTCCTTGCTCTTCGCTCTTTGCCTGCTTTCCGCGCTGGCCTCCCTGGCGCTTAGCGGAGGTTGGCATGCGCTCAGCCTCAATCTAAGCAACCCCTCCAGGCGTTTCCTTATCGAAACGCCTCTTGTAGCCTTTGTCACGTTTGCTACGGCCTCACGCAGACATGTCAAACCCAGTGCAACCGGAAAAACAATGTACTGGATCAAGCGGCAGCTCTTCTTCGCTGCAAAGGCAACGCTTGTTCTGGCGCTCTCCTTTCTGTTGAGCACGGATATTTGCCAGCCCCTTCACGCTCCTCTGCCT encodes:
- a CDS encoding FMN-binding negative transcriptional regulator; amino-acid sequence: MYIPKVNEEKRIPVIHALIQAHPLASLVTMSSSGLFASHIPMVLEADGSEFGVLKGHISRANTQWRDLTPDVDALAIFAGPQHYISASWYPGKHEHGKEVPTWNYAVVHAYGPLRVIHEADWLLKHLEGLTDIHEASSAVPWKVSDAPETFIQALLNGIVGFELPIRRLEGKWKVSQNRNERDRCAVVEGLDALNTPESLAMKSLVEKI
- a CDS encoding dihydrodipicolinate synthase family protein, translated to MSGEAMLIDGIHIPLTVPFYRDGNSYLRKLEHNVGRYSLTPAAGLVALGPGSEGSTLSDVETDEVLQAVGQSAAREKVLIAGIAKDSVRRAVAMAESAERASFDSVLLAAPHTLLPDAELALFFRAVADASPLPVLLWSHATAPSRQLPITLVAELAEHANIVGLYDADLSVERYGLIATATASVRRDVTVTTIFAPVTRRMVVPESGEGPATFVSAESLGGGAALAVATPKATIKTRTKTVGFQVMAAGDASELLPLLEAGVPGALPRLAACSPQACHEVFAAFKDGDPALSAEKAKRLRMADEVMRKLGVAGIKYGCDLNGYFGGSPRLPRLPLNIEQRELVEVALRELRN
- a CDS encoding TIGR03435 family protein, which produces MRVIALRLVAVLLFAIGVLQSQAQDLSGNWQGTLQAGNGLRILLKISKADTAGWKGVMYSIDQGSTPISITSITVDKPSFGFTVKPLDLTYAGTLNPDGTSIEGNSTQNGTPHVLNLTHVTPENTWAIPEPPKSMPTDAKPKFDVVTVKPSDPNKPGKLFTIRGRQVLTINTTVNDLITFGYSLQTKEILNAPSWMDEKYDVDGVPDVEGQPNIQQMRLLIQDALVARFGLKFHTEQREMTAYALTVAKGGPKLTLTSDRPNSPGNFIFGGLGKLRVTNSTMKDFCHGMQEAVMDKPVVDQTGLTERYDFNLNWTPDQSQFASFGAHIPLPNPDDPNALPSLFTALQEQVGLKMDVTKAKVDVMVVDHIEKPSGN
- a CDS encoding PadR family transcriptional regulator translates to MSTPRLSHSAALILKTLSLGYCFGFDVMEVTGLPSGTVYPALRRLERDELVTSKWEAEEEAATNQRPARRYYEVTREGKAAALAATERYPLLARLVSEKHS